The following nucleotide sequence is from Zea mays cultivar B73 chromosome 1, Zm-B73-REFERENCE-NAM-5.0, whole genome shotgun sequence.
GCCGACCTACTGTCCTCACTGTAGACATGACAGGCAAGGGAGATTACAGAACCATACAGGAGGCGATCGACGCCATTCCTGCCGCCGCAAACAACTCGACCAGCGCGGCCATCGTCACGATCAACGTCAACCCTGGGATATACACGTAAGTACAGTAATCATCAGCATTTCCTTCCTTCACAAACTGCGGTAGTAACTATTCAAGACATCATAAATATGAGAAATGAGATACTTGTGCAGGGAGAAGGTCGTTGTCAACAAGGCTGGAGTCTCTCTAGTCGGGAGGAGCGCCACCTCAACCATAGTTACCTGGAGTGGACCCTGGAACCAGAACCACCAGTCTGAGTTTGCTCTCTACGTACAGGCAACCGACTTTGTCGCCAAGGGCTTAACATTTCAGGTGTTATTAAATCATAATATACTAGTTCGACAATAATAAAATATAGCCTAATTAAAATAGTCTTGAGAGGAATAACTAACAACAGTCAACACCCAAGAACCTGAGATCGAGTGAAACGTCCTTTCTGCCTATATAAATAGTTCCATGTTAAGAGAATGCAGTGTATTCCACATCCATGACTCGGAGTGCTAATGGATTACGATCCAAATGTTTTTTCATAATTTAATAGAGTCTTaagtttaaaaataaatagaaatagagcACAATAATATTCTGGTCTGATTTTTAAATTTTATAATGTAAAATTTACAACATATTTTCACATCTACATGTATGTGTGCATGCAGAACACGTTAGGGAGTAAGGATAATGGCCCGGCGGTGGCTGCTAAAGTTGACGCCGACAAGGCGGCGTTCTATGACTGTAGATTCCTATCGTATCAGGACACCTTGCTGGATGCAACAGGGCGCCACTACTATCGTGGGTGCTACATAGAAGGCGCCACTGATTTTATATTCGGCACAGGAAAAGCCTTTTTTGAGGTAATACGCATCGACTTTGCGGCACTGAGATTGTTGGTCCTTCGACACATAATAACATTGTTTATGTGCTATTAGTTCTTGAATCATACGTACTCATGTGCGAGTATAGTTCGTATAGTACTAAAGGTTATCTTGAGTTAAATAAGAAACTATAAGAGACGGTCACTTCGTGAAATCCCGTCTCTCTAAAAGGATCTCAATACATATTATCTATTAACTATATTTATGGTCTAGAGATCTAGTATTGTATCATTCGATTTCTTAGTTGTCTCTTGTACATTTAAAACCGATTACATGACATGTGTAGCTAATTCAAATTAGGGGCTTCTTTATGTTATTTTAATAACAACAGAGATGGGTAGTTCGTGTCAAAATTTAGGGGTTGCTTCATATTATTTCATAATAACTTAGGTGGATAATTAATTTGGATGGATATTTACATAATGGTAATGATGGTAATTCAACTCAGGATTTTGTAGTTTATATTAAACATTTTTTGATAATGTGAGAGGTGAGCATTTTAGAATAAAGAATATGTataatcactaccggaatcgcgttcttttacactcggcaaaggctttgccgagtgtaacactcggcaaagaatactcggcaaagaacactcggcaaagatttcatcggcaaagggttctttgccgagactttgccgagtgtcaaaaagcactcggcaaagaaaaacactcggcaaattaagaatcgaaaaaattaaaaaaaacagcaaaacattttttaaattctaggaacaactctccaaccctaccctATATTACCTTACTCGTTGCCCTATCAttcttcactattattttgaatcaaacttatatgttttgtaaatggtgagattcgaacttgcaacctctctctcgcgcatactcTCCTATACCACCACACTAGtacaccaattatgtttatattacgtttccattccccatgtactataacaaatcgagagtaatttgattatttaaggcactaaatgagttcatttgaaaatgtgaccaactataaagttgcataactttttgagatgtaaaagttttattttaatagtttctacatccgagaccgtatataaaatttgaattttaaatttaaaaacttcacaccaaattttcaatgataagatgatttcaaatcaaaaaattgtcaactacaaagtttcattacatttcaagaactacaacttttattttggtggtttttccatccgagacagtttaaaaaattcaaatttcaaaattcaaacataattttgcataacaagatgatttcaaactaaaacattgtcaactacaaagtttcataactcttcaatacctacaactttcatgttggtggtttttcctttcgaagtcgttttcaaaattcaaattttaaattttttaaattcagacgtagttttcgttgacaatatgactacaaatgaaaaagttgtcaactataaacttctataacttctcaagatctacaaagtttatttgggttgtttggtaatttgtttatctcacatgatggttctaacaatgtgcacaaattctatacgtctctctcgtagtttcataaactacgagagagatataggttttatgaacaaatttatttttattttgtcatatgaagaaatgtttaatatataaattgtacatcatgatgagttatacaaatttgtagttgaaaactttttcatttgaattaatttactactttaaaatgtgatttttaaattgtctttgcttagtgttggagaaaaaacactcggcaaagagctctttgccg
It contains:
- the LOC111590550 gene encoding putative pectinesterase 11, whose product is MPAGRSAPARGAAVAAMLLLTMLARLPCLEAQSSRRPTVLTVDMTGKGDYRTIQEAIDAIPAAANNSTSAAIVTINVNPGIYTEKVVVNKAGVSLVGRSATSTIVTWSGPWNQNHQSEFALYVQATDFVAKGLTFQNTLGSKDNGPAVAAKVDADKAAFYDCRFLSYQDTLLDATGRHYYRGCYIEGATDFIFGTGKAFFESCHLHSTSDAKGAFTAQRRSTESENAGFSFFRCESTGTGVATAILGRPWGPYARVVFALCNMSNTVAPEGWNNWDNTANEKTAFFGQFQCYGQGSGTQGRVTWAHNNLSPNEAAPFLTNAWVDGQDWLRPQ